Proteins from a single region of Candidatus Saccharibacteria bacterium:
- a CDS encoding cysteine--tRNA ligase, translated as MTLKLHNTLTRKLEDFTPINSELVSLYTCGPTVYDYLHVGNWASFIYWDILVRTLIANGYKVERVMNITDVGHLTSDADEGQDKLEKGAQREGKTAWEVAEFYAEDFVEGMEKLGLIAPEHLTKATDFIPQQLDLVRILKEKGFTYQIDDGIYFDTSMFPTYADFAGLDLEAQKAGARVEFNAEKRNPSDFALWKFTPSGETRDMQWETPTDLLDVESSDKKMGFPGWHLECSAMAMSILGPTIDIHTGGIDHIPVHHTNEIAQSEAASGLQFAHIWLHNNHIKVNGTKISKSLENGYTLQTLAEKGFSALDYRMFVLQGQYSNEGNFTFENLAAAKNRLAHWKNIASLRWQIYDTIDYDKKDEITLVAAIGAMKEALNSNLNTPEALRVVDQAFSELDDKSLNIIHQHGLDQLLDAIDDLLGLQLKSSTPDISDEQKQTILERQRARDEKNWQESDRLRDELKKQGIAVRDTSSGTIWEYDA; from the coding sequence ATGACACTAAAGCTTCATAACACACTCACGCGAAAGCTAGAGGATTTCACCCCTATCAATAGCGAGCTAGTATCGCTTTACACCTGCGGCCCGACCGTCTACGATTACCTACACGTAGGTAACTGGGCCTCGTTTATCTACTGGGATATTCTTGTGCGAACCCTTATTGCTAACGGCTACAAGGTAGAGCGGGTCATGAATATTACCGACGTCGGACACCTTACAAGTGACGCCGATGAAGGTCAGGACAAGCTCGAAAAAGGTGCGCAGCGCGAGGGTAAGACAGCCTGGGAAGTTGCCGAGTTTTATGCCGAAGATTTTGTCGAGGGCATGGAAAAACTTGGCCTTATTGCGCCCGAACATCTTACGAAAGCGACAGATTTTATTCCGCAGCAGCTCGATTTAGTCCGCATTCTAAAAGAAAAGGGCTTTACGTATCAAATAGACGACGGGATTTACTTCGACACAAGCATGTTTCCCACCTATGCAGATTTTGCCGGGCTCGACCTTGAGGCGCAAAAAGCTGGCGCACGAGTAGAGTTTAATGCCGAAAAGCGAAACCCGAGTGATTTCGCACTTTGGAAATTTACGCCAAGCGGCGAAACACGCGATATGCAGTGGGAAACGCCGACTGATCTTTTAGATGTTGAATCTAGCGACAAAAAGATGGGCTTTCCGGGCTGGCATCTTGAATGTTCGGCGATGGCTATGAGTATTTTAGGGCCAACAATCGATATTCACACTGGCGGGATCGACCACATTCCCGTACATCATACAAACGAGATCGCTCAGTCCGAAGCTGCGAGCGGGCTTCAGTTCGCACACATATGGTTACACAACAACCATATCAAGGTAAACGGCACAAAGATCAGCAAAAGTCTGGAAAACGGCTACACCCTACAGACATTGGCAGAAAAAGGTTTTTCCGCGCTTGATTACCGTATGTTTGTGCTGCAAGGCCAGTATAGTAACGAGGGTAATTTTACGTTCGAGAACCTAGCCGCCGCCAAAAACCGGCTTGCACACTGGAAAAACATCGCAAGCCTGCGCTGGCAAATCTACGACACAATCGACTACGATAAAAAAGACGAAATTACGCTCGTTGCCGCAATCGGAGCAATGAAAGAAGCGCTAAATAGCAACCTCAACACGCCCGAAGCTCTTCGCGTTGTCGACCAAGCATTCAGCGAACTCGATGATAAATCGCTAAATATTATTCACCAACACGGGCTCGATCAGCTCCTCGACGCCATCGACGATCTTCTGGGACTTCAGCTAAAATCGAGTACGCCCGATATTAGCGACGAGCAAAAACAAACTATCCTCGAAAGGCAGCGCGCCCGAGACGAAAAGAACTGGCAAGAATCCGACCGCCTTCGAGACGAGCTTAAAAAACAAGGTATCGCAGTACGCGATACCTCTAGCGGGACAATCTGGGAATACGACGCTTAG